The following are encoded together in the Streptomyces sp. NBC_01465 genome:
- the ndgR gene encoding IclR family transcriptional regulator NdgR produces MDNSSGVGVLDKAALVLSALESGPATLAGLVAATGLARPTAHRLAVALEHHRMVARDMQGRFILGPRLSELAAAAGEDRLLATAGPVLTHLRDVTGESAQLYRRQGDMRICVAAAERLSGLRDTVPVGSTLTMKAGSSAQILMAWEEPERLHRGLQGARFTATALSGVRRRGWAQSIGEREPGVASVSAPVRGPSNRVVAAVSVSGPIERLTRHPGRMHAQAVIDAAGRLSEALRRTG; encoded by the coding sequence ATGGACAACTCTAGCGGCGTCGGCGTTCTCGACAAGGCTGCTCTGGTCTTGAGCGCCCTGGAGTCCGGTCCGGCCACCCTCGCAGGGTTGGTCGCGGCCACCGGACTCGCACGACCCACGGCACACCGGCTCGCCGTGGCACTGGAACACCACCGCATGGTGGCGCGGGACATGCAGGGCCGGTTCATCCTCGGCCCCCGGCTCTCCGAGCTCGCAGCCGCGGCCGGCGAGGACCGGCTGCTGGCCACGGCGGGACCCGTACTGACACATCTGCGCGATGTCACCGGCGAGAGCGCGCAGCTCTACCGCCGCCAGGGCGACATGCGCATCTGTGTGGCCGCCGCCGAGCGGCTCTCGGGTCTGCGGGACACGGTCCCGGTGGGCTCCACGCTCACGATGAAGGCCGGCTCGTCCGCGCAGATCCTGATGGCCTGGGAAGAGCCCGAGCGGCTGCACAGGGGCCTGCAGGGGGCCCGTTTCACGGCGACGGCACTCTCGGGCGTACGTCGCCGGGGCTGGGCCCAGTCGATCGGCGAGCGCGAGCCGGGCGTGGCCTCGGTCTCGGCGCCGGTGCGCGGCCCCTCCAACCGCGTGGTCGCGGCCGTCTCGGTCTCCGGACCGATCGAGCGCCTGACCCGCCACCCCGGCCGGATGCACGCCCAGGCGGTCATCGACGCCGCGGGCCGCCTCTCGGAGGCGCTGCGCCGCACCGGCTGA
- the leuC gene encoding 3-isopropylmalate dehydratase large subunit — protein MGRTLAEKVWDDHVVRRAEGEPDLLFIDLHLLHEVTSPQAFDGLRQNGRQVRRLDLTIATEDHNTPTLDIDKPIADPVSRVQLETLRKNAAEFGVRLHSLGDVEQGVVHVVGPQLGLTQPGTTVVCGDSHTSTHGAFGALAFGIGTSQVEHVLATQTLPLARPKTMAITVDGELPADVTAKDLILAVITKIGTGGGQGYILEYRGSAIEKLSMESRMTICNMSIEAGARAGMIAPDQTTFDYLEGRDHAPKGAEWDEAVAYWKTLKTDEDAVFDAEVFIKAEELAPFVTWGTNPGQGAPLSANVPDPASYEDASERLAAEKALEYMGLTAGQPLRDIKVDTVFVGSCTNGRIEDLRNAAELLKGRKVADGVRMLVVPGSVRVALEAVAEGLDKVFTASGAEWRHAGCSMCLGMNPDQLAPGERSASTSNRNFEGRQGKGGRTHLVSPQVAAATAVLGHLASPADLSDAPTLVEA, from the coding sequence ATGGGTAGGACACTCGCGGAGAAGGTCTGGGACGACCATGTCGTCAGGCGCGCGGAGGGCGAGCCCGACCTTCTCTTCATCGATCTGCACCTGCTGCACGAGGTGACGAGCCCGCAGGCCTTCGACGGTCTGCGGCAGAACGGCCGCCAGGTCCGGCGGCTCGACCTCACCATCGCCACCGAGGACCACAACACCCCGACCCTCGACATCGACAAGCCGATCGCCGACCCGGTCTCCCGGGTCCAGCTGGAGACGCTGCGCAAGAACGCCGCGGAGTTCGGCGTACGGCTGCACTCGCTGGGCGACGTCGAGCAGGGCGTTGTCCACGTCGTGGGACCGCAGCTGGGCCTGACCCAGCCCGGCACCACGGTGGTCTGCGGCGACTCGCACACCTCCACCCACGGCGCCTTCGGCGCGCTGGCGTTCGGCATCGGCACCTCGCAGGTCGAGCACGTGCTGGCCACCCAGACGCTGCCGCTGGCCCGTCCCAAGACGATGGCCATCACCGTCGACGGCGAACTGCCCGCCGACGTCACCGCCAAGGACCTGATCCTCGCCGTCATCACGAAGATCGGCACCGGCGGCGGCCAGGGCTACATCCTGGAGTACCGCGGCTCCGCCATCGAGAAGCTCTCGATGGAATCGCGCATGACCATCTGCAACATGTCGATCGAGGCGGGCGCGCGGGCAGGCATGATCGCCCCCGACCAGACCACCTTCGACTACCTGGAAGGCCGCGACCACGCGCCCAAGGGTGCGGAGTGGGACGAGGCCGTCGCGTACTGGAAGACCCTGAAGACGGATGAGGACGCGGTCTTCGACGCCGAGGTCTTCATCAAGGCCGAGGAACTCGCCCCGTTCGTCACCTGGGGCACCAACCCCGGCCAGGGCGCGCCCCTTTCGGCGAATGTCCCCGATCCGGCTTCGTACGAAGACGCTTCGGAGCGCCTGGCCGCCGAAAAGGCCCTGGAGTACATGGGGTTGACCGCCGGACAGCCGCTGCGCGACATCAAGGTCGACACCGTCTTCGTAGGTTCGTGCACCAACGGCCGCATCGAGGACCTGCGCAACGCCGCAGAGCTCCTCAAGGGCCGCAAAGTCGCCGACGGCGTACGGATGCTGGTCGTCCCCGGCTCCGTCCGTGTGGCCCTGGAAGCCGTCGCGGAGGGCCTGGACAAGGTCTTCACCGCCTCGGGCGCCGAATGGCGGCACGCGGGCTGCTCGATGTGTCTGGGCATGAACCCCGACCAACTCGCGCCCGGTGAGCGCTCCGCGTCCACCTCCAACCGCAACTTCGAGGGCAGGCAGGGCAAGGGCGGCCGCACCCACCTGGTCTCCCCGCAGGTCGCCGCCGCCACCGCGGTGCTGGGCCATCTGGCCTCGCCGGCCGATCTGTCCGACGCTCCGACCCTCGTGGAGGCCTGA